Proteins encoded within one genomic window of Triticum aestivum cultivar Chinese Spring chromosome 2D, IWGSC CS RefSeq v2.1, whole genome shotgun sequence:
- the LOC123050416 gene encoding transcription factor ILI1-like has protein sequence MSSSSRRSRTRRGGSSSSISEEQISELLSKLQAVLPESQARNGAHRGSAARVLEETCSYIRSLHRELDDLSETLAALLASDAVTAEQAVVIRSLLM, from the exons ATGTCGTCGAGCAGCCGGAGGTCACGCACGCGGCGTGGCGGGAGCTCGTCGTCGATCTCGGAGGAGCAGATCTCCGAGCTGCTGTCCAAGCTGCAGGCGGTGCTCCCGGAGTCCCAAGCTCGCAATGGTGCTCACAGA GGGTCGGCGGCGAGGGTGCTTGAGGAGACGTGCAGCTACATCCGGAGCCTGCACCGGGAGTTGGACGACCTGAGCGAGACGCTCGCCGCGCTGCTCGCCTCCGACGCCGTTACCGCCGAGCAGGCCGTCGTCATCAGGAGCCTCCTCATGTGA